A genome region from Pygocentrus nattereri isolate fPygNat1 chromosome 6, fPygNat1.pri, whole genome shotgun sequence includes the following:
- the mettl8 gene encoding mRNA N(3)-methylcytidine methyltransferase METTL8, whose protein sequence is MRGWWKLTMLAVARSVRHSPFRLYSGRPPAPLGARILSNTDDIFQHNMWDHVKWSPEEYEQARQKAEENSREQIPIEDQVRYDRDANMYWNGFYEMHQNKFFKNRQWLFSEFPELLPQGYEPDHSSWGQESGVTDLSSQGGCHKDLLIDHPVLGEQQQHSSSNSAVKSHNSVAFPGQHASFRILEVGCGAGNSVFPIINTIRESNVFLYCFDFSSRAIQLVKEHPDYDPAVCHAFVQDVCADASLFPFPLESLDVILVVFVLSSIHPKRMQGVLNHLAGYLKQGGIILFRDYGRYDLSQLRFKRGQCLSENFYTRQDGTCVYFFTKDEVHQLFTNAGLEELQNLEDRRLQVNRGKKIVMHRVWMQSKYRKP, encoded by the exons ATGAGAGGATGGTGGAAGTTGACAATGCTTGCTGTAGCCCGTAGTGTTAGACACAGTCCCTTCCGACTCTACAGTGGACGGCCTCCTGCACCGCTAGGAGCCAGAATTCTATCCAACACCGATGACATCTTCCAGCATAACATGTG GGATCATGTTAAATGGTCACCGGAGGAGTATGAACAAGCAAGacaaaaagcagaagaaaactCCAGAGAACAGATTCCAATAGAAGACCAAG TTAGGTATGACAGAGATGCTAACATGTATTGGAATGGATTTTATGAGATGCACCAGAACAAGTTCTTCAAAAATCGGCAGTGGCTTTTCTCTGAGTTCCCTGAGCTCTTGCCCCAGGGCTATGAGCCAGACCATTCCTCATGGGGGCAGGAGAGTGGGGTGACTGACCTGAGCAGCCAAGGAGGCTGTCACAAAGACTTACTCATTGACCATCCTGTACTtggagagcagcagcagcacagcagtTCCAATTCTGCAGTAAAATCTCACAACAGTGTTGCTTTCCCTGGACAACATGCATCCTTCAGGATACTCGAG GTGGGCTGTGGTGCAGGCAACAGTGTGTTCCCCATCATCAACACCATCAG GGAGAGTAATGTATTCCTGTACTGCTTTGATTTCTCTTCTCGAGCGATTCAGCTTGTGAAG gAGCATCCAGACTACGACCCCGCAGTATGCCATGCATTTGTGCAGGACGTGTGCGCTGATGCATCCttgtttccttttcctcttGAGAGTCTGGATGTTATTCTAGTGGTTTTCGTGCTGTCTTCCATCCATCCTAAAAG GATGCAAGGAGTGCTGAATCATCTGGCTGGCTATCTGAAGCAAGGGGGAATCATCCTGTTCAGAGACTACGGCAGATATGATTTGTCACAGCTACGATTTAAAAGAG GTCAGTGTTTGTCAGAAAATTTCTACACACGACAAGACGGAACCTGTGtatatttctttactaaag ACGAGGTCCATCAGTTGTTTACTAACGCGGGTTTGGAGGAGCTTCAGAACCTGGAGGACAGGAGGCTACAGGTGAACCGAGGAAAGAAAATAGTGATGCACAGAGTTTGGATGCAGAGCAAGTATCGGAAACCATGA